A window of Christiangramia forsetii KT0803 contains these coding sequences:
- the dnaE gene encoding DNA polymerase III subunit alpha encodes MYLIFDTETTGLPKNWNAPLTDSDNWPRCIQIAWQVHDEMGNLIENQDYLVQPDGFDIPYDSERIHGISTDLAKEQGVPLDEVLEKFNIALQKSKFVVGQNVGFDLNIMGAEFIRRDFENSLQEMPVLDTCTEVTANLCKIPGGRGGKFKLPTLTELHEFLFEEAFGEAHNATADVEATTRCFLELIRQRIYTIEELDVPVDYFENFSEANPKRIQLIGLKHINLKKASEKIRKRLEKQQPSDDISNEEIQENLEKLDEVPFAHLHNHSQFSVLQSTISIPDLIAAAADEDMNAVALTDHANMMGAFHFVKEIGTYNKSVKEHNATAEENGEDLKKPLKGIVGCEFFVCENHADKSRKDNGYQVVMLAKNKNGYHNLAKMSSKAYTDGFYYVPRIDKEVIREYKEDIIVLTGNLYGEVPSKILNLGEKQAEEALVWWKEEFGDDLYIEMMRHDQEDENRVNPVLVEFSKKHDVKLIATNNTYYWKQEDANAHDILLCVKDGEKQATPIGRGRGYRYGLPNTEYYFKSGSQMKKLFKDLPNAISNIQEIVDKVESFELARDVLLPAFEIPEEFLSEEDLADGGKRGENAFLKHITFEGAKKRYPDITPEIEERLNFELSVIENTGYPGYFLIVEDFIRAAREMGVSVGPGRGSAAGSVVAYCLWITNIDPMKYDLLFERFLNPDRVSMPDIDIDFDDEGRSRVMDYVIKKYGANQVAQIITYGTMAAKSSIRDTARVLDLPLMDSDRIAKLIPNTKLGKLFAMDDKTIKSKFRGDEIEKINELFNISEGDDLEAETVNQARILEGSVRNTGIHACGVIITPGDITNYVPVSVAKDSDLYVTQFDNSVVESAGLLKMDFLGLKTLTLIKDTVKIVKGRHDIDLDPDSFPLDDEETYKLFQRGETVGIFQYESPGMQKHMQSLKPTVFDDLIAMNALYRPGPMEYIPSFIARKHGDEEISYDLPEMEEYLEETYGITVYQEQVMLLSQKLAGFSKGEADMLRKAMGKKLVALLAQLKPKFIEGGNEKGHPAEVLEKIWKDWEAFASYAFNKSHSTCYAWIAYQTAYLKAHYPAEYMAAVLSNNMNDIKSVTFFMEECKRMKLNVLGPDVNESYYKFSVNKDNAVRFGMGAIKGVGSGAVATIVENRKTKEGPYRSIFDMAKRIDLRSANKKAFENLALAGGFDGFGNTHRAQYFHDDGNGMSFLEKVVKYAQKFQESQNSSQVSLFGEASDVQIPEPEVPGCEEWGTMEKLRREKEVVGIYISGHPLDDFKIEMSYFSNGKLSDCRDLESVVNRELTLGCVVVDVQHRVSKNGKGWAIFTVEDYDESYEFKIFGEEYLRMKHFFVPNNFIHMKIFVKEGWTNKDTGKKGEPRIQFREMNLLHDIMDKNAKKLTIQLNINDLKNEKIEWLKDTFMSHKGECHLNFVVYEMEEQVKLRMPSRKHKIRISQELIDALEKEQFMYKLN; translated from the coding sequence ATGTACCTCATTTTTGACACCGAAACCACCGGACTTCCCAAAAACTGGAATGCTCCATTAACCGATTCTGATAACTGGCCGAGATGTATACAGATCGCCTGGCAGGTGCATGATGAAATGGGGAACCTTATAGAAAACCAGGATTACCTGGTTCAACCCGATGGTTTTGATATCCCTTATGATTCTGAACGTATTCACGGGATCTCTACAGATCTCGCCAAAGAGCAGGGAGTGCCTTTAGATGAAGTGCTGGAGAAGTTCAATATAGCCCTACAGAAATCAAAATTTGTAGTAGGTCAGAATGTTGGTTTTGACCTCAATATCATGGGTGCTGAATTCATTCGTAGAGACTTCGAAAATTCACTTCAGGAAATGCCGGTTCTGGATACCTGTACCGAAGTCACGGCGAATCTGTGTAAGATCCCCGGAGGGCGTGGAGGTAAATTCAAATTACCAACTCTTACCGAATTACATGAATTTCTCTTTGAGGAAGCTTTTGGTGAAGCGCATAACGCCACTGCCGATGTAGAGGCAACCACACGTTGTTTTCTTGAATTGATCCGCCAAAGGATTTATACCATAGAGGAACTGGATGTTCCTGTAGATTATTTTGAGAATTTTTCAGAAGCAAATCCGAAGAGAATCCAGCTAATCGGGCTGAAGCATATCAATCTTAAAAAAGCTTCAGAAAAGATTAGAAAAAGGCTGGAAAAACAACAGCCTTCAGATGATATTTCCAATGAGGAGATCCAGGAAAACCTGGAGAAACTAGATGAAGTTCCTTTTGCCCATTTGCATAATCATTCCCAGTTTTCGGTATTACAATCTACCATAAGTATCCCTGATCTTATTGCTGCAGCTGCCGATGAAGATATGAATGCCGTGGCCCTGACCGATCATGCAAATATGATGGGTGCTTTTCATTTTGTAAAGGAAATTGGAACCTATAATAAAAGTGTAAAAGAGCATAACGCAACTGCAGAGGAGAATGGCGAAGACTTGAAAAAGCCTTTAAAAGGAATCGTAGGTTGTGAATTTTTTGTTTGTGAAAATCATGCAGACAAGAGCAGAAAAGATAACGGATACCAGGTAGTGATGCTTGCCAAAAACAAGAATGGATATCACAATCTGGCGAAAATGTCGTCTAAAGCCTATACCGATGGGTTCTATTATGTTCCGCGTATAGATAAAGAGGTCATTAGAGAATATAAGGAAGATATCATTGTTTTAACCGGAAATCTCTACGGAGAAGTTCCAAGTAAAATATTAAATCTAGGAGAAAAGCAAGCCGAAGAAGCTTTGGTTTGGTGGAAAGAGGAATTTGGTGACGATCTTTATATTGAAATGATGCGCCATGATCAGGAAGATGAAAACAGGGTAAATCCTGTGCTGGTTGAATTTTCCAAAAAGCATGACGTAAAATTAATAGCGACCAATAACACCTATTATTGGAAGCAGGAAGATGCCAATGCCCATGATATTTTACTTTGTGTAAAGGATGGCGAGAAACAGGCAACGCCAATAGGTCGCGGGCGTGGTTATCGTTACGGACTACCAAATACTGAATATTACTTCAAGTCTGGTAGCCAGATGAAGAAGCTTTTCAAAGATTTGCCAAATGCTATTAGTAATATTCAGGAAATTGTAGATAAGGTTGAGTCTTTTGAGCTTGCCAGAGATGTATTACTTCCGGCATTCGAAATTCCTGAAGAATTTTTAAGTGAAGAAGATCTGGCTGATGGTGGAAAGAGAGGTGAAAATGCCTTTTTAAAGCATATTACTTTTGAAGGAGCGAAAAAGCGTTATCCAGATATTACACCTGAAATAGAAGAGCGTTTAAATTTCGAATTATCGGTTATTGAAAACACCGGTTATCCTGGGTATTTCCTTATTGTGGAAGATTTTATTCGGGCAGCCAGGGAAATGGGGGTTTCGGTAGGGCCGGGGCGTGGTTCGGCTGCGGGATCTGTGGTGGCTTATTGTCTTTGGATCACAAATATCGACCCTATGAAGTATGATCTGCTTTTTGAGCGTTTCCTGAATCCTGATCGTGTGAGTATGCCCGATATTGATATTGACTTTGATGATGAAGGTCGAAGCCGGGTGATGGATTACGTGATCAAGAAATACGGTGCAAATCAGGTAGCGCAGATCATCACCTACGGAACTATGGCAGCGAAGTCGTCTATCCGTGATACGGCCAGGGTGCTGGATCTTCCTTTAATGGATTCTGATAGAATCGCAAAGCTTATTCCGAATACCAAGCTCGGGAAGCTGTTTGCTATGGACGATAAGACTATAAAGTCTAAATTTCGCGGGGATGAAATTGAGAAAATAAACGAGCTTTTTAATATTTCTGAAGGAGACGACCTGGAAGCCGAAACGGTGAACCAGGCTAGAATCCTGGAAGGTTCAGTAAGAAATACAGGAATTCACGCCTGCGGGGTGATCATTACTCCAGGCGATATTACCAATTATGTGCCGGTTTCGGTAGCTAAAGACTCCGATCTTTACGTGACCCAGTTTGACAACTCGGTAGTGGAAAGTGCGGGGCTACTAAAAATGGACTTTTTAGGTCTTAAAACACTGACCTTAATCAAGGACACCGTAAAAATTGTAAAAGGGAGACATGATATAGATCTGGATCCGGATAGTTTTCCGCTGGATGATGAGGAAACTTACAAGTTATTCCAGCGAGGAGAGACCGTAGGGATATTTCAGTATGAATCCCCGGGAATGCAGAAACACATGCAGTCCTTAAAACCTACGGTTTTTGACGACCTTATCGCCATGAATGCGCTATACCGTCCGGGGCCGATGGAATATATTCCAAGTTTTATTGCCCGTAAACATGGCGATGAGGAAATCTCTTATGATCTTCCGGAAATGGAGGAATACCTGGAAGAAACCTATGGGATCACGGTCTATCAGGAGCAGGTAATGCTTTTGTCGCAGAAGCTTGCAGGTTTTAGTAAGGGTGAAGCCGATATGCTCCGAAAGGCTATGGGTAAAAAGCTTGTGGCTTTATTGGCGCAGCTAAAACCTAAATTTATTGAGGGTGGAAATGAAAAAGGGCATCCGGCAGAGGTGTTGGAGAAAATCTGGAAAGACTGGGAGGCTTTTGCATCCTACGCTTTTAATAAGTCGCACTCCACTTGTTATGCCTGGATCGCTTACCAAACTGCCTATTTAAAAGCGCATTATCCTGCGGAATATATGGCGGCGGTACTTTCCAATAATATGAATGATATCAAGTCGGTTACTTTCTTTATGGAGGAATGTAAACGTATGAAGCTAAATGTTCTCGGACCTGATGTAAACGAATCTTATTATAAATTCTCGGTAAATAAAGATAACGCCGTTCGATTTGGGATGGGTGCAATTAAGGGAGTAGGATCTGGAGCGGTGGCAACCATCGTTGAGAATAGAAAAACAAAAGAAGGACCGTATCGGTCAATTTTCGATATGGCTAAAAGAATAGATTTAAGATCTGCCAATAAAAAAGCTTTTGAAAACCTTGCGCTGGCAGGTGGTTTCGATGGATTCGGAAACACGCACAGAGCGCAGTATTTCCATGATGATGGCAATGGGATGAGTTTTCTTGAGAAGGTGGTGAAGTATGCGCAGAAGTTTCAGGAGAGCCAGAATTCTTCGCAGGTGAGCCTTTTTGGAGAAGCCAGTGATGTTCAAATACCAGAGCCGGAAGTGCCGGGATGTGAAGAATGGGGAACCATGGAGAAACTACGTCGGGAAAAAGAAGTAGTAGGAATCTATATTTCCGGACATCCGTTGGATGACTTTAAGATCGAAATGAGCTATTTCAGTAATGGTAAATTATCAGATTGCAGGGATCTTGAATCTGTTGTGAACAGGGAATTAACCCTTGGATGTGTGGTGGTGGATGTGCAACACCGGGTTTCTAAGAATGGAAAAGGCTGGGCGATCTTCACCGTAGAAGATTATGATGAATCTTACGAGTTTAAAATTTTCGGGGAAGAGTATTTAAGGATGAAGCATTTCTTTGTTCCGAACAATTTCATTCATATGAAAATTTTTGTGAAGGAAGGCTGGACCAATAAAGATACAGGGAAAAAAGGAGAGCCAAGAATTCAGTTCAGGGAAATGAATCTTTTGCATGATATCATGGATAAGAATGCTAAAAAGTTGACGATTCAATTGAACATTAATGATCTTAAAAATGAGAAGATCGAGTGGTTAAAAGATACTTTTATGTCTCATAAAGGCGAATGTCATTTGAACTTTGTGGTGTATGAAATGGAGGAGCAGGTGAAATTAAGAATGCCTAGCAGGAAGCATAAGATCAGGATCTCCCAGGAATTAATAGATGCCTTGGAGAAAGAGCAGTTTATGTATAAGTTGAACTAA
- a CDS encoding ferritin-like domain-containing protein — MSYSKEVSNKLNELLEKNYDAEKGYKLAAEKVKRQDLKSFFSQRAQERYDFGHELKSEIRNFGENPDKGSSLKGDVHRSWMNLKASLSNDKDESVLEEAIRGEKSAVEEYEDVMKEKELPASTQNILMKQKNAIVASLNEVKTLEKQA; from the coding sequence ATGAGTTATTCAAAAGAAGTTTCTAATAAGTTAAATGAATTGTTGGAAAAGAATTATGACGCTGAAAAAGGATACAAATTGGCAGCGGAAAAAGTAAAAAGACAGGATCTTAAAAGTTTTTTCAGTCAGAGAGCACAGGAGAGATATGATTTTGGACATGAATTAAAATCTGAAATCAGAAATTTTGGTGAAAATCCAGATAAAGGTTCAAGTCTAAAGGGAGATGTGCATAGATCATGGATGAATCTAAAAGCGAGTCTTTCAAATGATAAAGATGAATCTGTGTTGGAAGAGGCAATTCGTGGAGAGAAATCTGCCGTTGAAGAGTATGAGGATGTTATGAAAGAAAAAGAATTACCGGCTTCTACTCAAAATATTCTAATGAAACAGAAAAATGCTATTGTTGCTTCCTTAAATGAAGTAAAAACTCTTGAGAAGCAAGCTTAG
- a CDS encoding 30S ribosomal protein S16 — translation MPVKIRLQRHGKKGKPFFWIVAADTRAKRDGKFLDKLGIYNPNTNPATIELDVDGAVKWLQNGAQPTDTARAILSYKGALLKKHLAAGVAKGALTEEQAEEKFNAWMEEKEGKVDAKKDSLGKAKDEEKAKALQAEKDANAKREAEFKDAEEAEAKAAAEAEAAATAEATDEATVEQAEEEVEAATAEEAKTEDKKDA, via the coding sequence ATGCCAGTAAAAATAAGATTACAAAGACACGGTAAAAAAGGAAAACCTTTTTTCTGGATTGTTGCTGCGGATACCCGCGCAAAAAGAGACGGTAAATTCTTGGACAAATTGGGAATCTATAACCCTAACACAAATCCTGCTACTATCGAATTAGATGTAGATGGAGCTGTTAAGTGGTTACAAAACGGTGCTCAACCAACAGATACTGCTCGTGCTATCCTTTCTTATAAAGGAGCACTTCTTAAGAAACACCTTGCTGCAGGAGTAGCAAAAGGAGCTTTAACTGAAGAGCAGGCTGAAGAGAAATTCAACGCCTGGATGGAAGAAAAAGAAGGAAAAGTTGATGCTAAAAAAGATTCTTTAGGGAAAGCTAAAGATGAAGAAAAAGCAAAAGCTCTACAAGCTGAGAAAGATGCAAACGCTAAGCGTGAAGCTGAATTCAAAGATGCTGAAGAAGCAGAAGCTAAAGCGGCTGCTGAGGCTGAGGCTGCTGCAACTGCAGAAGCTACAGACGAAGCTACTGTTGAGCAGGCTGAAGAAGAGGTGGAAGCTGCAACTGCAGAAGAAGCTAAAACTGAAGACAAAAAAGACGCTTAA
- the rimM gene encoding ribosome maturation factor RimM (Essential for efficient processing of 16S rRNA), giving the protein MTKEECFYLGKIVAKFSFKGEVLIKLDTDEPETYTEMESVLVEYNDNLVPFFIERSYLHKSTLLRAKFEDIETEEDAEDMIGAHVYLPLSMLPKLPEDKFYFHEIIGFNVIDAEHGNIGKIVSINDSTAQALFEIEKDGKQILIPMNDEFIEKVDKKNNTVRVITPEGLVELYLG; this is encoded by the coding sequence ATGACTAAGGAAGAATGTTTCTATCTTGGAAAAATCGTTGCAAAATTTAGCTTTAAGGGAGAGGTGCTTATTAAATTAGACACCGACGAACCTGAAACTTACACAGAAATGGAATCAGTGCTCGTTGAATACAACGATAATCTGGTTCCATTTTTTATTGAAAGATCTTACCTGCATAAGAGCACTTTACTTCGTGCTAAATTTGAGGATATAGAAACAGAAGAAGACGCTGAAGATATGATTGGCGCCCATGTATATCTTCCGTTAAGCATGCTACCTAAGCTGCCCGAAGACAAATTCTACTTTCACGAGATCATTGGTTTTAATGTTATTGATGCCGAACACGGAAATATTGGAAAAATAGTTTCTATCAATGATTCTACCGCCCAGGCACTATTTGAGATCGAGAAAGACGGAAAACAGATTCTTATCCCAATGAATGATGAATTCATTGAAAAAGTGGATAAAAAGAATAATACCGTAAGAGTGATCACTCCGGAAGGACTGGTTGAACTTTATTTAGGATAA
- a CDS encoding leucine--tRNA ligase, translated as MSYHFNKIEEKWQKYWADNQTFKASNDSEKPKYYVLDMFPYPSGAGLHVGHPLGYIASDIYARFKRHKGFNVLHPQGYDSFGLPAEQYAIQTGQHPAVTTENNIARYREQLDKIGFSFDWSREVRTSEPDYYKWTQWIFIQLFESWYDQEAEKSRAITELEEIFTSEGNSRINAASDDDVEKFSADDWNACSEDEKEQILLKYRLTYLAEAEVNWCPQLGTVLANDEIVNGVSERGGYPVVRKKMTQWSMRISAFSERLLQDLNKIDWTESLKESQRNWIGKSVGAHVDFKIENSKFKIGVFTTRPDTIFGVSFMTLAPEHELVEKITTEDRKEEVQAYIEASAKRSERERMADVKTISGAFTGAYAEHPFTKKPVPIWIGDYVLAGYGTGAVMAVPCGDQRDHDFARHFDLLIPNIFENVDVSQEAYAGKEGTVIANSDFLSGLEYKEALNKVILELEKTGQGYGKTNYRLRDAVFSRQRYWGEPFPVYYVNGLPKMIDEKYLPLKLPEVEKYLPTETGEPPLGNATDWAWDSKNNKVVSNKVLKQSRKLSGQHDEPNSNVTPSAVEGSDDNGIYPLELNTMPGWAGSSWYLFRYMGAGNPDRFVSEEAQKYWENVDLYIGGSEHATGHLLYSRFWTKFLYDRGWLTVEEPFKKLINQGMILGTSAFVYRLEGENVFVSKNQINGNNVQPIHADVSLVNSSDELDIEGFKKWRPEFADAKFLTEDGKYIVGREVEKMSKSKYNVVNPDEICQDYGADTLRMYEMFLGPLEQAKPWNTAGITGVHNFLKKLWKLYYDGEEFFVSDEKASADSLKTFHKTIKKVTEDIEEFSFNTSVSTFMICVNELTAQKCNSREILEPLAVLIAPYAPHIAEELWEKLGNSESVTTAKYPEFEEKYLVESMKNYPVSFNGKMRFTMELSLDMSKEEIEKTVMADERTQKQLDGRTPKKVIVVPGKIVNIVG; from the coding sequence ATGAGTTACCACTTTAATAAGATCGAAGAGAAATGGCAGAAATACTGGGCAGATAACCAGACATTCAAAGCCTCAAACGATTCTGAAAAACCGAAATATTATGTGTTGGACATGTTTCCTTATCCTTCGGGGGCGGGATTGCATGTGGGACATCCGCTGGGGTATATTGCCAGTGATATCTATGCTCGTTTCAAAAGGCATAAAGGTTTTAATGTGTTGCACCCTCAGGGGTATGACAGTTTCGGACTTCCGGCTGAGCAATACGCTATTCAAACCGGTCAGCATCCCGCGGTAACTACTGAAAATAATATTGCCCGTTATCGGGAGCAACTGGATAAGATTGGCTTTTCGTTCGATTGGAGCCGGGAAGTGAGAACCAGTGAACCCGATTATTATAAGTGGACGCAGTGGATCTTTATTCAGCTTTTTGAAAGCTGGTATGATCAGGAAGCGGAGAAATCCCGTGCAATCACTGAGCTTGAAGAGATTTTTACTTCGGAAGGGAACTCAAGAATAAATGCAGCTAGTGATGATGATGTCGAAAAATTTTCTGCAGATGACTGGAACGCTTGTTCTGAAGATGAAAAAGAGCAAATTCTTTTAAAATACCGACTTACCTATTTGGCGGAAGCTGAGGTGAACTGGTGCCCGCAACTTGGGACTGTACTCGCAAATGATGAGATCGTAAACGGAGTTTCAGAGCGCGGAGGATATCCGGTAGTAAGAAAGAAAATGACCCAGTGGAGTATGAGGATTTCAGCATTTTCTGAAAGATTACTCCAGGATCTTAATAAAATTGACTGGACCGAAAGTTTAAAGGAAAGTCAGCGTAACTGGATCGGGAAATCGGTAGGAGCACACGTCGATTTCAAAATTGAAAATTCAAAATTCAAAATTGGTGTATTTACAACCAGACCCGATACCATTTTTGGAGTTAGTTTTATGACGCTTGCTCCGGAACATGAACTTGTTGAAAAGATTACTACGGAAGACAGAAAAGAAGAAGTTCAGGCCTATATCGAAGCTAGTGCGAAACGAAGTGAGCGCGAGCGTATGGCCGATGTGAAGACCATTAGTGGTGCATTTACCGGCGCTTATGCTGAACATCCCTTTACCAAAAAGCCGGTGCCGATCTGGATCGGTGATTATGTACTTGCAGGCTATGGAACCGGAGCGGTGATGGCCGTACCTTGCGGAGATCAGCGTGATCATGATTTCGCAAGACATTTTGACCTGCTAATTCCTAATATTTTCGAGAATGTAGATGTTTCTCAGGAAGCTTATGCGGGAAAAGAAGGCACGGTAATCGCAAATTCAGATTTCCTTAGCGGACTAGAATATAAAGAGGCTTTAAATAAAGTGATTCTGGAACTTGAGAAGACAGGTCAGGGTTACGGAAAAACGAATTACAGACTTAGAGACGCGGTGTTTAGTCGCCAGAGATATTGGGGAGAGCCATTTCCGGTATATTATGTAAACGGTCTTCCAAAAATGATCGATGAAAAATACCTTCCACTAAAGTTACCGGAAGTGGAAAAATACCTCCCAACTGAAACCGGTGAACCGCCTTTAGGAAATGCAACTGACTGGGCCTGGGATTCCAAAAATAATAAAGTAGTTTCAAATAAGGTGCTGAAACAATCCCGAAAGCTTTCGGGACAGCATGACGAACCTAATTCGAATGTCACCCCGAGCGCAGTCGAGGGGTCAGACGATAACGGAATTTATCCTTTAGAACTGAACACCATGCCCGGATGGGCGGGAAGCAGCTGGTATCTATTCAGATATATGGGTGCCGGGAACCCTGACAGATTTGTTTCTGAAGAAGCACAGAAATACTGGGAAAATGTAGATCTGTATATAGGAGGTAGCGAACACGCAACCGGTCATTTACTGTATTCAAGATTCTGGACCAAATTTTTATATGACCGTGGCTGGTTAACAGTTGAGGAACCCTTTAAAAAACTGATTAACCAGGGAATGATCCTTGGAACCAGTGCTTTTGTTTACAGACTGGAAGGAGAGAATGTATTTGTATCGAAAAATCAGATCAATGGAAATAATGTTCAGCCGATTCATGCCGATGTTTCTTTGGTAAACTCTTCTGATGAACTGGATATCGAGGGCTTTAAAAAATGGCGTCCTGAATTTGCTGATGCAAAATTTCTTACTGAAGATGGTAAATATATAGTTGGCAGGGAAGTGGAGAAAATGTCCAAATCCAAGTATAATGTTGTAAATCCGGATGAGATCTGTCAGGACTATGGCGCAGATACTTTAAGAATGTATGAGATGTTTCTGGGGCCATTAGAGCAGGCGAAACCATGGAATACGGCAGGGATTACTGGAGTTCATAATTTTCTGAAAAAGCTTTGGAAACTTTATTATGACGGAGAGGAATTCTTTGTTTCAGATGAAAAAGCTTCCGCAGATTCATTAAAAACTTTTCATAAGACAATCAAGAAGGTGACTGAAGATATTGAAGAATTCAGTTTTAATACTTCGGTATCCACCTTTATGATCTGTGTTAATGAACTAACTGCGCAGAAGTGTAATAGTCGTGAGATACTGGAGCCTTTAGCTGTTTTGATCGCGCCTTATGCGCCTCACATAGCTGAAGAACTTTGGGAAAAGCTAGGAAATTCAGAATCGGTTACTACCGCTAAATATCCTGAATTTGAAGAGAAATATCTGGTAGAAAGTATGAAGAACTATCCGGTTTCCTTCAACGGTAAGATGAGGTTTACGATGGAGCTTTCTTTGGATATGTCTAAAGAGGAAATTGAAAAAACAGTAATGGCAGATGAGCGTACCCAAAAGCAGCTCGATGGGCGTACACCTAAGAAAGTGATCGTGGTGCCAGGAAAGATCGTGAATATAGTAGGTTAA
- a CDS encoding ketopantoate reductase family protein: MEILVYGIGGVGGYFGGKLANAGLNVSMIARGEHLKQIQKHGLEVESINGNFKVKLKVATSEISEVPKPDLIILGIKSWQIPAVAKELKSIIGENTMILPLQNGADNVEKLLKILPGKNVLAGLCFVVSFIEKPAKIKHTAFDPKITFGEIDNSQSGRILELKKIFDKAGIDNSIPENIQLEVWKKFMFICTVSGIGGLTRVSIDKIRESDYLFGMMKKSAKEIIEVGKAKGVPLKDTHLEMVFEIINSQPKGNTASTQRDIMNGKPSELYNFNGYIVKEGKKYGIETPVNRYIYECLKPMEEEARKTKE, encoded by the coding sequence ATGGAAATTTTAGTTTACGGAATTGGAGGCGTTGGCGGATATTTTGGCGGAAAACTGGCAAATGCAGGATTGAACGTAAGTATGATCGCCAGAGGAGAACACTTAAAGCAAATCCAGAAACACGGACTTGAAGTTGAAAGCATCAACGGAAATTTTAAAGTGAAACTTAAAGTCGCAACTTCAGAAATTTCCGAAGTTCCAAAACCTGATCTAATAATCCTCGGAATAAAATCCTGGCAAATTCCTGCGGTGGCAAAAGAATTAAAGTCGATAATTGGAGAAAACACGATGATTCTTCCTTTGCAGAATGGAGCCGATAATGTGGAGAAATTGCTAAAAATTCTTCCTGGAAAAAATGTGCTCGCCGGACTCTGTTTCGTGGTTAGTTTTATTGAAAAACCGGCAAAAATTAAACACACGGCTTTTGATCCAAAGATCACCTTTGGAGAAATTGATAATTCACAGTCAGGTAGAATTTTGGAGCTTAAAAAGATCTTTGATAAAGCTGGAATTGATAATTCAATACCTGAAAATATTCAATTGGAGGTCTGGAAGAAATTTATGTTTATCTGTACCGTAAGCGGAATTGGAGGTTTAACAAGGGTTTCTATCGATAAAATCAGGGAAAGTGACTATCTTTTTGGGATGATGAAAAAATCTGCCAAAGAGATCATTGAAGTTGGCAAAGCGAAGGGAGTTCCGCTTAAAGATACACATCTGGAGATGGTTTTTGAGATCATAAATTCACAGCCAAAAGGGAATACCGCCTCTACTCAACGTGATATTATGAATGGAAAACCTTCGGAACTATATAATTTTAATGGATATATTGTCAAGGAGGGTAAAAAATACGGGATAGAAACTCCAGTGAACAGATATATCTATGAGTGCCTGAAACCCATGGAAGAAGAAGCTCGAAAAACAAAGGAATAG
- a CDS encoding cell division protein FtsX, translated as MTTSFERYQKRRLISSYFSVVISISLVLFLLGMLGLLVLNTKKVADHFKEQIALTVYLKDTAKEVEIEQLKKSLAMADYTKSTNYVSKEEAAEAHSEEIGEDFMEFLGYNPLQNSIDVYMNADFVSSEQVDKIAADLTAKNFVDEVVYDKPLIALLNDNVKKISFWVLIASAVFTFIAVLLINSSIRLAVYSKRFIIKTMQMVGATKGFIRRPFIWQSVKLGLIGAILALIGMAAVLYYLNKSFTELNILGDIKMIAILFTSIFLMGIVITWISTYFATSRFLNLKTDELYY; from the coding sequence ATGACCACATCTTTTGAAAGGTATCAGAAACGCCGACTCATATCTTCTTATTTTTCAGTAGTTATCAGTATTTCTCTGGTATTGTTCCTATTAGGAATGCTTGGTCTTTTGGTTTTGAACACCAAAAAAGTCGCCGATCATTTTAAAGAACAAATCGCTCTTACAGTATATCTAAAAGATACCGCTAAAGAAGTCGAAATTGAACAATTGAAAAAGAGTCTCGCCATGGCAGATTACACCAAGTCTACCAACTACGTTTCTAAAGAGGAAGCTGCGGAAGCCCATAGCGAGGAAATAGGCGAGGATTTTATGGAGTTTTTAGGATATAATCCTCTTCAGAATTCTATAGATGTTTATATGAATGCCGACTTTGTATCTTCAGAACAGGTAGATAAGATTGCAGCAGACCTTACCGCTAAGAATTTTGTAGACGAGGTGGTTTATGATAAACCGCTTATCGCACTCTTGAACGACAATGTTAAAAAGATCAGTTTCTGGGTGTTAATAGCCAGCGCTGTATTCACTTTTATCGCCGTATTATTGATAAACAGCAGTATTCGACTGGCCGTATATTCCAAACGCTTTATCATTAAAACCATGCAGATGGTAGGCGCCACCAAAGGTTTTATAAGACGCCCGTTTATCTGGCAAAGCGTAAAACTTGGACTTATAGGTGCAATTCTGGCATTAATAGGGATGGCTGCAGTTCTTTATTACCTGAATAAAAGTTTTACTGAACTCAATATTCTAGGAGATATAAAAATGATCGCTATTCTGTTTACCAGCATTTTCCTAATGGGAATTGTGATTACATGGATAAGTACGTATTTTGCAACTTCGCGTTTTCTTAATCTGAAAACAGATGAGTTGTATTATTAA